The Aureibacillus halotolerans region GTTACCCTTACTTTTTGACGAGCAATTTTCGTCCCATATTTTTCTTTAAAATAATTCCACCCTTGATGAAGACTAAGATACACTCCTGAACCGTCTCCGGCAAAAAGATAGACGATGTAGTACCCGTACGTAGCTGAAGATGTAATACGATTATCTAAAATCGCAACCCAAGGAATGTCTGCCCACCGTCCCTGGCCAACCGATCCTTCAATTTTATATAAAGAGTCTTCTAATGAAGCCGTTTTTTTTAATAGTCCCGGGAGATCTCGTCGAACGAAATACGCAGTAGAGTGGTTTTCTAGTAATTAGGTTTTTGCAGATGAATATTCTAGCATCACTCTTTGCAGACCTTGGAGGAGCTCATCTTTCACGTGTGTGTGTAGGAGCTCGTCCATAGAGATGCTTAATGCATTCGAGATCTCACCCAGTAGTTCAACATTAACCGATTGATTGTTTTCTTCAACATTTCTAAGAGATGTAACATCTATACCAATTTGATTAGCCAACATACGTTGCGTAATTCCGCTCTGCTCCCGCAATGCTTTCATGTTGTTCCCAATACCCATGAATACAACAACACCCTTTTTTGGAAAATATGTATCGATACATATTTTATCTTAAAAAGGTTGAGTTATAAACTTTTACGCACACATCAGGTGACAAGAACTTAGCTCATTGTATATTATTGCATATCCGAAGAGAAGTGGACTCTTGTATGAGTTCTGTCTTATATATAAACAATTTCTAATTTCAATATACAGAAACGTTCGATATATTGGTCTTGCGGTTTAAATAACTGTCCACATGCCATTTACCAGCCCTAGTCCTCTAACACTCCCCTCTTTTCATCCTCACTCATCTTTTAGACCTATCCAATGGTTGATGGAACAAAAACTCCGCACGCAGATCATAATCGAGTAGGAGGGGGTGATTAACCCCCGACCTCTCACACCACCGTACGTACCGTTCGGTATACGGCGGTTCATGAAATATTCCGTAAGTATTTGTATCTGTCCGTAAGACTCTTAAGTCCTCTAGATCTCCAATATTGGATGTCTAATGTTCTGTGTAGAATCGGACTACAAGCGATACGCCAATATCCCTTTCGGGTATTGCCCCATTCAAAGGCTTTGTCTTTAGGAACACCTAAAGACACAAGCCTTTTTACTTTGGTCT contains the following coding sequences:
- a CDS encoding helix-turn-helix domain-containing protein yields the protein MGIGNNMKALREQSGITQRMLANQIGIDVTSLRNVEENNQSVNVELLGEISNALSISMDELLHTHVKDELLQGLQRVMLEYSSAKT